CCCCAAAGTAAGGATCATTAACAGTTGGGGCAGTAGTTTGCTCCATTTTACAGGGGATTAACATGGAGGCAATGGGCAAGGAAGCGTTTTTCTGGGGTCCTAAGAGACACCCACTGGGAAATCGGGATTGGGGGTTACTCAAGGCTGGGCTGCTCACGGGTCCTGAGAAGAGGGCAGTGCAGGGAGCTGGGAACAGGGAGAGGGGGCTGGTTCCTGTGAGCAAGTGGCATCTGTTGCCTATTATCGGAGCAGAAATCCTAGCACTTCTGCTCACTGAGTCTCATTACTGGAGTTGCCAGGGGAAACAGCACAGTCAAGCCCGGGCTACTCCACTTTACTCACATTAGAGAAGAGCAGTGAACACGGCTTCGGTGGTGGGTGTCGGTCCCCATGGTCAGCAGGTCCCTCCCAGCACTGACCCAGGACCATTggcctgcacacacacacctccctgTGCTGCAGCAGAAGGACCTTACCCCTCCCCAGCGGGAACAGATACAGTGGTGGGCTTGGCCAGGTGCCATGTGATGCACACTTAAGCAGACTAAAGGAATATACATCAAGTCTAAACAGCAAAGACGCGCCCATGCAAAGTGTCAAGTCCACCACAGAATTGAGAATGCTTTAGCTCTTTGTGAGGAATGTTCCAGGCCCATTCTCATGTGGCCTCTCAGAGCGGGCAGAAAGGTTGAGGCTGTCTTTCCCAACGGCATGTTCCCCTCCTCTCAGTCCACTCCAGGCTGCCTTCTCTCGCTTCCCATGTTTGCCACATTGTGGTGTCCACATCTGTTCTTAGCCCTTGTACAACTCTGAACAAGGACAGTCTTTAGTTGTTGTTCAGACAGGTGtgggccaggctgcagtgcagtgatgccatctcggctcactgcgacctctgcctcaaggactcaagcgatcttcctacctcTATCCCtcgtagctggaaccacaggcatgcaccacaatgcctagctaattttttttttcttttttttttttttgtagagacagggtttcaccatgttgcccaggctggtctcaaactcctggtctcaagcgacctgcctgccttggcctcccaaagtgctaggatgacaggcgtgagccatcgtgctgGGCCAAGACGGTCTGCCTAGGACAGACCAGGCCTCACAGGGCACTGAGAGGAGCATTCAGCAAATCCTTAGTGAAAAGGCTGTGCTAACCCCCAATGCCAGCTCTTGCAGGGGTATCTGGATGCTTTCCTGGTGGCTTGGACACCTGATGAGACTAGAATGCAAGCTCTAGTGCCTCTGTCTGGGGCCTGACACATTGGGGGCTCTCTTGACCACCTCAGGGATTTGCCAGCCCTCACTGACTGCCGGCAGCTCTGGCCCCAAGCCTCATCAGCCCTGTGAGAAGGTGGGCAGCTGGGAGGGGGAAGTCCTGGGTACTTCCTGACCTCCCCAGACAGGCCTGAGGTCTTGGGGAGAGATGACTGGAAATTTTCTCCAAGGAATggccctctcctcctctccctgagGAAGGACCAGGGCCTCAGCCACCCTCATTCCCATCTGGCCCTGATCATACCTGACTGAAGTTCAGAAGGGAAGGGCAGCAGTGATCGGCAGGTGAGGACACACCTCAGCCAGGGTGACCCCATGCACCAAGACATAAGACAGGGCCTGGCAGTTAGTAGGTCGTCAGTAAATGTATGTTGGTATATTTAGGTCTGCGGAAAGGGGTGGCCTTGCAGGGGATGGAGGAGAGGAAAATGTGGGGAACCATCTCTTGTCATCTAGGATGACTTGCCAGCAGGCCTAGCACAGAGAGGATAGGATTTGGCATCAGATACCGATTTGAATCCTGGCACTACTTCTTAGCTAATTAAAACTTGGGcagcttatttcatttttaaaacattattgtaTATGatttacatgccataaaattcacccattttaagtgtacaattcaatgaccATATGTACGGAGTTGTGCAAACCATCACTGTGATCTTATTTTACATCATTGCCATGGCTCCAACAGAAACTCTGCGCTCTTCCCATTGCCACCACAGTCCCTGGCAACCTCTATTTCTGTCGCTATAGATTTGCaatttttggacatttcatataaatggaatcatgtaacacatggtcttttgtgactggcttcttttactcaacatGTCTTACAGGTTCATGTGTTTCTACTCTTATCTCTTTTACTGCtgagtattccattgtgtgggtGTAACACATTTACCCATTCACCAGCTGATGACCAATTGGGTTATTTCTACCTTGGGGCTACTTAATAGTACTGTCATGAACATTCACAAGCAAGTCTTTCTCTTCAGTGTATAACTTTGAGTGAAATTGTTGAGTCATTTGgtaactcttttttttaagaggtaggctcttgctatgttgcccaggctagatttgaactcctgggctcaggccatcctcccttctcagcctcccaagtaggtgggactacaggcgtgcactaccacacccagcttatttaatcttttgaggaagTGCCAgactgtttcccaaagtggctgcatcattatacatccccaccagcaatgcacaagggttccaatttctccacatgcttGCCAACATttgctatgtattttttaaaccaaGAACAGTCATACttgtgggtgtgaagtggtatctcattggactttgatttgtatttccctaataactattttaagattgagcatcttttcatgtgcttcttcaccatttgtttatcttctttggtgaaatgtctgttcaaatctttttgGGCAACTTgtatttaacctctttgagcctcacttttctggggaaaaaaaaaattatatccagCTCCTAAGGCCATGAGATTGTATGTGAAGTGTCTGCAAGGTGCCTGCCACATACTGGGGGCTTTAAATGAGTTTTTAGTATTGCATTTGCAGTGTCGGCCCAGAAGAAGGACTTCCCATGTGCTCTCAGTTTTGGAGTTAGAACGGGGGCTGCCCTGACTCAGTGGAATGGAACAAGGCTCTCCTCTCTTCTCAGCAGGAGGGTAAAGGAAGAACACCATTTACACAAAGGGGCCATGGTGTTCCAGATGTTCTGTTGAGCACTGCCACACGGTCTCATTTAACACCCACCACAACCTTTTGATGAAGCATGGGCTCCATATTTATAAGGGATGAAACCCTCAGATCAGAGAAATTCGGTAACTTCTCCAGGACTGTGGAGTAGAAATCAGGAGAAtctaagatttgaacccagagctGATGCTGATGCCAATGcccatgccttttctttttttgtgtgtgtttttgagattgagtcttgctcttttgctagGGTAGAGTAcagtacggtggcacaatcttggctcactgcaacctctacctcccaggtttaagcaattctcctgcctcagcctcccgagtagctgagattacaggtacacaccaccacgcctggctaatttttgtatttgtagtagagacggggtttcaccatgtgggccaggatggtctcgatctcttgacctcatgatatgcccaccttggtctcccaaagtgctgggattacaggcatgagccactgtgcccagcctcccatGCCTTTTCAAACAGCCCTGCTGCACAGGCAGGGAGCTCCCGGGAACAAGTACCAGGCACATGCCGGCCTGCCTAGAGAAACACTGGATGTCTGACTCTGTGAATGGCATGCCCAGCTACTTCTGGGAAGCTGCAGAATTGATAGCTAAGAACACAGACAGTCCCACCACTGACCAGTAGTACAACTAGGGGTAAGGTGCTTATCCCTCTAGACCTCgacatcatcttttttttttttgagatggagtctcgctctgtcacctgggctggagtgcagtggcgtgatctcagctcactacaagccccgcctcccaggttcacgccattctcctgcctcagcctcccaagtagctgtgactacaggtacccaccaccacgcccggctaattttttttttttttttttggtatttttagtacagacggggtttcactgtgttagccaggatgttctccatctcctgacctcgtgatatgcccgccttggcctcccaaagtattgggattatgggcatgagccaccacgcccagccagcctCGACATCTTTTATAAGGTGAGAAAAGAACAGTTCTTCCTTCAGAGGGCAGCTGTGAGGATCAAATGCTCAGCAGTGCCTGCCCCATATCGAAGCAGATGGCTTTCCCCTTTATTCTGGGCTGCTGACCCACAACTCATGCAGCCCACTTGGCTCTTCCCTGCCATTAGCTTTGGCTCATTCTAGAACAACACCTTGATCCAGACCAAGGGCCTGGCCCCTTATTCCTCTCATCCCTACTTCTAGCCCTTGGACAGTGCTCTTGCAGGGAAGCGGCGAGGACCTCACAAGGGCGTCGAGTTCTCCAGGATGATTATTTAAGATTAAGCCTAACAAAAgcaagatatttaaaaacaaactttattaAAGCAGTTAAACTTAGCATTAAATGGTACACTCTTTAAATGGTACACCTATGAAGCAAGAGTTAAATATAAACACAGTCTAATCCTGTATACTTCTGATTGTGACAATCTTAAGTTGCTCCCTTCTTTCCCATTTACCAATTCAGAGAAAAGCCCCTTTCCTATTTTCTCTCTCACCACTTTGCCTTGGCATCAAACCAACCCTGCCTTGGGCTTTAGCTGCAGATCCTCCCCAGCCCTTCCTCCCAGCTGGGCTAACTCCAGTCTCAGCCCCAGCCTCCGCCAACTGAGTGGGGTATGCAGGGTTGTGTCTGGCTTCCAGCATCTATCACCCCTTCAGAGCATCTTCCAACATGGCACAGGAGAGGAAGCTCGCACTGCTTGGTCTGAACAGATTTAAGGAGGTTTTATCACAAAGCCCTGAAAACTACCTGAGCCTGCTTTCTCCTTGCAAAGGTGAGGAGGAGCAATggagggggtggggcaggggctctCAACTGAGGGCTCTAAATCACAGAGGGGGTAGATGCTGCCTTAGTCCTTCTTGCCACCCAGGGCCAGGCTTCTTGTAAGGAGCTTCCCTGGGCTGGAGGGGGTCAGTGTGGAGACTGTGGGGGATTCCAGCTTCACTCTGTCTAGGAGTGTCTTCTTAAGGGCGGCTGGGGAGATCTTTTCTTGGTCGGCCATGGACTGTAGCTCTCTGCAGACAAAACCCCAGAAGGACTGAAGGAAGGCAATAAACACTGGGGCCAGAGCTTTGAGTCTCCAGTATCCACCCAACCCTCAAGCTTGTTGATCTGACACCACCAAAAATTAGAGCCCCAAGACAAACACTTCCCAACTAGTACTTCTAAGAAGTACTAGTTAACTAAGTATGGGTTTGTCTTATTTATCTTGTTTGatctgagctagacacagagcccCAAGTGGTATCTGTGATCATATGGGGACAGTGACAGGGTTTGGAGTCATAGACTCAAATTAGAATCCTGTCTCTATCACTTTTTAGCTGCTCGACCTTGGGAAAAttgtctctgagcctcaacttcccaTCTATAAGTCAATGTTAATCCTGGCTATCTGAAATGCAGTAAGAATTAAGTGAAGTAAGGCTTGCAAACTCTTAGGTAAACAAAATCTACTAAGTTGTGGTTATTAACAGAGCACAGACTCCAGCACTGCTAAATGGGACCCAAGACAGCAGGTTCTGCCAATGGTGCTCAACCCAGCCCAGGGACCAACTAGGAGTGAAGGGCCTGGGACAGAGGTCAGCGGGATGGACTCACCGTGTTCGGATACAGGAGGCCTCAACTGCATTGATGAGCAGAGAGCGGAAGCCCCCACTCTCCAGAAAGTGCAGGGCGTGGATGGTGGCTCCCCCAGGGGAGCAGACATTGTCCTTGAGCTGGCATGGATGCTGCTCCGAGTCCAGCAGCATCTTGGCAGCTCCCTATGTGGAAGGGCACATTAGGAGAAAGCTGTTGGTGTACTTTGGAACAGGCTTCCCCACACCCACTGCTCCTGCCCAGCTGCTATCCCAGTTTCCCAACCAACTCCCACCCCAGCTCAGTGACGCACAAGAACCCCCATTCCACACCCTGGTCTTGAACATGCGGGGGAAAGATACTGACCAGCAAGGCCTGGGCCCCGAGTCGGACTGCCAGGCGCCGTGGCAAACCCATCTTCACCCCACCATCAGCCAATGCATCCAGAGCCATGAATGCCTGTGGAGACACTCACTAAGACCCAGGCCAAAGGCACTGAAGGACCTTTCCTAAGGTCTGCTTTCTGATGACTGGAACTAGCTCCAAGGGTCAGCATCCTGTACCAGCCAGCTGTGCCCAAGAGGTGGGCGCCACCCCCAGTCCAAGCCTGCCTGTCAGCCCAACTTGCTGCCTGGGTTCCTGGAAGGCTGAGTGAGCAAATGAGGGCCTCACATAGGCAGGCCCGCTGCCACTGAGCCCCGTGACGGCATCGATGAGGTCCTCTTCCACCTCAGTGCAGAAGCCCACGCTGCTCATGAGCTGCTCCAGGAGCTGCCCATCCTCCACCAGGGCATGGGTGCCCGTGGCGTACACTGTAGCACCTTCCCGCACTACCACAGGTGTGTTGGTCATGCAGCGAATCACTTTGGGGGCTGGCTGGAACGCCATCAGCTTCTAGGGTGAGGGAGAGAGCCGAGTGAGTGGCCAGGGCACAGCTCCCATCAGCACCCACCCATTAGCTGCCATTCCTGGGTCAACCCTCCCCTCACACAAGGGGCACCAGGGCTGAGATGGGCACCTTCTCCACAGAGCTGATGGTGACACCAGCTGCACAGGAGACCACGATGTGTCTGGCTTGTACGTCGGCCCCAATCTCATCCAGAATGAAGGGGATGATATGTGGCTTCACGGCCAGAAACAGGACATCGCTGTGCTTCACCGTCTCCTTGTTGCTGCGTGTCAGGTTCACACCCATCTTCTGCAAGAGGAAACTCCCAGCTCACAGTGCTGGAGCAGCCTGGCTATGCCAAGGCCTCCCAGGGAGCAGCTGAACCCCTGCCAAACCCATTCTGCCAGATGCAGTCTGGAATTCTTAGCTGCATGCCCTCAGGGTTCTGCCCCTATCCCAAATGATATAGTTTCCTATTGTTGCTACTGGACAAGTAAGCACAGGCTTGGAGGATGACAAGCTTCTCCATGGTAACCACGAAGTGGCTGCCCTTCCTCCCTGCCAATCTTCTGGCATCTAAGGCACTCCTCTGCTAGGTAAGAAGGCCCTATGATGAAAAGTGGCAGGGCAAAGGGAAATGCTAATACCTGGTCATCAGAAGAACAGCTGAGTCAGGCCCATCCTAACTCTGGCCGCTTGTTTGTGGGGAACGCACAGTCTCCACGCGGTCCAGGGCTAGGCTGGAAGTCATCCATTCCTCTATGACTCCAAACTGAGAAGTAAGACCCTCCAGTGCTAGGGACATCAGTCCACCCTAGGCACAGACACTGCCTGTCACCTACCTCATCAACCATCCTCTCCCACAGAGCACAGGTTTTGGGTAAAGACTTGGAATATGTTTTCGGAGAGCAGAACAACTAACTCACCAGATTCTTCCCAATATGCTCATTCACAACTCAGAATAACAGCAAAGTGGCCACTgttgtaaaatgaggaaatagcCTCAAAGTGGCTGAGTACTTTAAGGTCATACAACTAGTCTATTAAGAAAAATGGCTGAGGgtgctcacccctgtaatcccagcactttgggaggccgaggcgggcagatcatttgaggccaggagtttgagaacagcctggccaacagtattctctactaaaaatacaaaaattagccaagcgtggtgggtgtctgtaatcccagctacttgggaggctgaggtgggaggatcgcttgaactcgggaggcggaggctacagtgaactgagattgcgccactgcactccaacctgggcgacagagtaagaccctgtctgaaaaaaattttttttaaatgagtgtttattgggtacctactatgtgccaggtgctttcATCATACAATTACCTCAGTTGATCCTCTACCACTCCAGTGTCTGGATCTGACCCCCAGTATGTCTGCTTTGGTGTTCCCACCACACTGAGCTGCCCAAGAGAAGGCGGAAAGCTTGTGATGTTCCTGGAGTGAATGTCACCGCCAGCCAAAGACTAGCACTTGGGCTCAGGGACGGACGGACTCACTTCATCTCAGGTCATCCTTTTCCAGGGCCTCCACCCGCTTCCCACTCCGCCCCGCTCCACCTACCCTGAGCGCAGACACCGTGGGCAGGTTCATTTCCGGAGAGCTGGCTATTATCTTGTGAGCCGACAGGATACCTGCAGAAGACAGAGCTTTTTAACTAGGGGTCGCGGTCCAGCCCGTTATCACGCTTTCCCTGGCTCTAAAACCCAGAGCCGCCCTAACAGTGCCAGTCTCCCTCTCCCCATCAACCCTCTACGAGGACAGAAGACGCACTTGTTGCTCAACCAGAGTCTCATCTACCCCACTGGACGCAAACTCCCCTTTCATTCTCTCATGCCAGTGGGACGGAGGCCCGCTCGGGCCTCGGGACCGCCCGCGAAGCCGCCTCCCGCCTCCACGCGCTTGCCTGCGGCCGTGAAGCCCCGCGCCAGAGCATAGGCCAGCTGGCCGGCTCCGATGATGCCCACGCTCATGGTCCGCGGCTCACACCTCCTGGCAGCCGCAGGAACCCCCTCAGCGCGGGCCCGGAAATAACGCTAGGGGAAGGGCGGACAGCGCAGAGACCAATGGGCGGCGCGCCGAGGGCGGGCGAGCTAACAGCGGTTTCCGGGATGGTGCAACACTGGACTCCTCCAGCAGGTATCTCTCGGGCTACAGATGGCGCCTTAGGCCATGTGGCCCCGCCCCGCCGGACTACCAGTCCGCGGCCAGGATCTCGGGGTGGGCCAATCCGCGGCCGCGCACGGGCCGCGTATCCGCCTCTTCCGCTCGCAATTGGAGGGCGGAACTCCGGGCTCTAGTCCCGGAAGCTCCTGTGGCAGCTAGGCGAGAGCTTCGGGCGCCGGTCGGCCCAGGGACGCCAGACACCCCACCCCAAGGCTGAGGTCGTTGTTCCTAAGCCACCTCGGGCTCAGGGCTGAGGCCCGACCCAGGGCTGGCTAATATTATTTCTGGCGCTGGCCATCAGATGCCCCTCATGGCCCAGAGGAATTCTCCAGGTTGCCGATTTGCGGGGATGAACGAGGCCCTCCTGGCGTAGGTTCAGACAGGGTGGCGGAGAGGCGGCACCAGGGTGGTCAGCCACGGCTTATTCACTTGAACTTGGGTGGTTCCCGCGAATTTGTCCAAACTAGGTACAAGAGGACAAGTTCGAGTCTTCGACTCTTTCGCGAGCCCGCGCCCTCAGCCCCTTGCTgtcacttgcctttttttttttttaattgagacggagtttcactcttgttacccaggctggagtgcagtggcgctgtctcggctcactgcaacgtccgtctcccgggttcaagcgattcttctgcctcagcctcccgagtagctgagattacaggcgcccgccaccacgaccggatcatttttgtatttttagtagagacggggcttcaccgtgttggtcaggctggtcttcaactcctgacatcaggttatccgcacacctcggcctcccaaagtgctggaattgtaggcatgagccaccgcgcccgacctgtCTCTTGCTTTAAAAAGCTCCACGAATGTgatgtttccttttccatcagTAGTAAATATAAGAGGCCGCAgggaaaaatgacagaaatagagaGGAAGAAGGTGGCGTTCCTAGAGGACTCAGAAGAGCTGGGGACCCTTAGTTCCCATGGTCTCTCTACTAGCATTTCTAGTCCTTTTCGTGTAATGCACACCCCCACTTCCAGGCGAGGGGCTGCTTTCTGTGAACTTCCCTGAGCAAGTCCCCAGGCCCTCAGTTTGTGCACCTGTTAAAGTGAGGACCAAATATAATATTTACTATTAAGGAAAATAATGctctatttctgttttatttatttattgaggcggaatttcgctcttgttgcccaggctggagtgcaatggcaccatctcagctcttcgcaacctccacctcccgggttcaagcgattctcctgcctcagccccccgagtagctgggattacaggcatgcgacaccacacccagccaaagtttgtagtttttttttttttttttttttttgagacggagtctggctctgttgcccaggctggagtgcagtggccggatctcagctcactgcaagctccgcctcctgggttcacgccattctcctgcctcagcctcccaagtagctgggactacaggcgcctgccaccacgcccggctaattttttgtatttttattagagacgaggtttcactgtgttggccaggatggtctcaatctcctgacctcatgatccgcccgtctcggcctcccaaagtgctgggattacaggcgtgagccactgcgcccggccaaagtttgtatttttagtagggatggggtttcaccatgttggccaggctggtctcgaactcctgacctcgtgatccacctgcctcggcctcccagagtgctgggattacagatgtgagccaccgctcccagccttcaattttttaaagttttgttcaTACTATTGTGATAAAATCTTTGCCTGactcattattttcttaatgtgacTCCCAGAAGTGAGATTTGTAAGGTCCAGTGGTTTGGGGCTTTAAGAGCTCTCATAGCTGCTATGTTGCGACATCACCTAATGGTTACCAGCATAAAGCTCTGAAACCAGAAACCCAGCAGTTCAAACTGGCTGAAGGAAAAGGGGGACTTCTGTACAGTGCTTGGGAGAGGCACAGGGGCGCTCACAGACCAGAACGGGGCACCTACAGAGTGCAGGACCTCAGGAATGGAACTAGAACACTGTGCTGCCAGCACTTCTCTTCTCCTTGTCTCATTTCTGTTTGCCTGCATTTGGCCTTCCTTTTGTTATAGAGGAGTCTTTGTCAGGTAGTGAGGAAATTCGGGGTCTACCCTCCTTCACAGCTTCCTAATGCTACCTGCTCCTCTGCAGGATACTCACCCTCTCCATAGTCTGCCAGGGCACTGCAGGGCCCTTTGCTTTTCCTGGCTGTGGGGAGCTCTGGATCTGACCTCCAATCCAGGAGGTTGTGCTGAAGCTGAATGTGTGCtttggagtggggtggggggacacTTGTGTCTCACTCCTTTCCGACCCCTCACAAAAACCCATCCCTTACCTGGTTGCCTTGCCTTGATATCTCTCGCTTCCGCTTCCAGGAGCCAGTGAAATAGGAGAACTGCAAAAGCCTAAGAAAggatggccaggtacagtggcttatgcctgtaatcccagcactttgggaagctgaggcaaataggagttcaagaccagcctggccaacatggtgaaaccctatctctactaaaattacagccgggcatggtggcaggcacctgtcatctcagatactcaggcggctgaggcaggagaattgcttgaacccgggaggtggagattgcagtgagccaaggtcgtgccattgcactccagcctgagtgacagtgtgagactctgtcaaaaaaaaaaaaaaaaaaaaaaaaagaggccatgTTGGTGACCCCCAGTGTTGGCTTGATCCCCAGCCAGGACTGGCCACATAAGAGACAAAGTAGCAAAGGCACTTGCTCCCCTCAGTTTGGACTTAGGGCAGCAGGTGAGTCACTGACCACAAACTGTTCTTTCCTGTGGTAGTTTTGatctattattttttcatctcCAAAGTTTAAAGTTTATATATACAAAGTTtatctattatattttatttttaaaaaaatataaaatggaaataaaaaagaacaaaagagaaagcagtgacaaaaaataaaaacaaagtaagaaaacagaaaaaaacaaatatatatatataatatatataatagagatgaggtctcactatgtcagtctaggttgatcttgaactcttgacctcaagcaatcctccctcctcggcctcccagtgttaggtttacaggcatgagccactgcacccagtctgttACCTATTTTATATGTAGGTAAGcccattttattctcttaatgaACTTGCTGACTCTAAAGACCCATTTCCTTGGTGCTGTGGCCTCTGCCTTGGTTTCCAAGGCAATCACATCTGATACCTGTGGAGTTCCTCTGAACCGAagttgaggagaggagaggggaagccCTTCATTCCCACCCAGCCACCCTAAAGGACACCCCTAGCCTTGCACTGCCATCCTGCCGTGGGACATACTCAGTCCCTGCTGGCACTTGTCTCCTTGGGCACCCGCTACTCTTTTGCTGTCTCTGAACAGACATGTCCACAAGGCTGCCAGGACTGCCCACCTTCACCCCTCTACTCCCATCCTCTCATCCACCAGTCACGTTCAGCTGTTCgtgcccttcctccctcttcactcCCCTGTCCTGCCTGATGGCCCCCTCCAGCTGTCTCAGACAAAATGGATGCTGCTTCACTTCTGTCTAGTTCTGCTTCTTCACTATCAGAGCCTCAGGGCCTCCCTCTGAACAGCAGGCCAGTCTCTCCTATCTCTAAACAGCAGGCCAGTCTCTCCTAAGAACTGAGATGACCtaggaaatgagagagaagccTGTGCTGCTCCCAGATAAACAGATGGCGAGTGCCTTGGCCCTCAATCCTCCCTGTCCTAGGAGCCTCTCCAAAGAGGCACATTTTTGAGTgcatttttgcattctttttgttattgcataaataatatgtgtttattttagaaaaaatagaaatgagatcAAATG
The genomic region above belongs to Piliocolobus tephrosceles isolate RC106 chromosome 1, ASM277652v3, whole genome shotgun sequence and contains:
- the PYCR2 gene encoding pyrroline-5-carboxylate reductase 2 isoform X1; translation: MSVGIIGAGQLAYALARGFTAAGILSAHKIIASSPEMNLPTVSALRKMGVNLTRSNKETVKHSDVLFLAVKPHIIPFILDEIGADVQARHIVVSCAAGVTISSVEKKLMAFQPAPKVIRCMTNTPVVVREGATVYATGTHALVEDGQLLEQLMSSVGFCTEVEEDLIDAVTGLSGSGPAYAFMALDALADGGVKMGLPRRLAVRLGAQALLGAAKMLLDSEQHPCQLKDNVCSPGGATIHALHFLESGGFRSLLINAVEASCIRTRELQSMADQEKISPAALKKTLLDRVKLESPTVSTLTPSSPGKLLTRSLALGGKKD
- the PYCR2 gene encoding pyrroline-5-carboxylate reductase 2 isoform X2, which encodes MSVGIIGAGQLAYALARGFTAAGILSAHKIIASSPEMNLPTVSALRKMGVNLTRSNKETVKHSDVLFLAVKPHIIPFILDEIGADVQARHIVVSCAAGVTISSVEKKLMAFQPAPKVIRCMTNTPVVVREGATVYATGTHALVEDGQLLEQLMSSVGFCTEVEEDLIDAVTGLSGSGPAYAFMALDALADGGVKMGLPRRLAVRLGAQALLGAAKMLLDSEQHPCQLKDNVCSPGGATIHALHFLESGGFRSLLINAVEASCIRTRPSGVLSAESYSPWPTKKRSPQPPLRRHS